The Salmo trutta unplaced genomic scaffold, fSalTru1.1, whole genome shotgun sequence genome segment TTTCTGAGGAGGAGAGAATTTGTTTGTTTTATTCAAATTTGATGAGTAAAAAACACTGCTACATTTTGTATTAGTTTATGTGACAGTTGAGAGTTACTTTTCTTTTTCTTGTCCAACTTTTTGAGTTGAATTTTGGCGTACATCACATCACTTGATCCAGCAGTAGCAGCACCAGCATCTGAAATATACAGGTAGTACACTAATATCTGTACTTACTGTTAGTATGTTAGTAATATTAAACATATGaagaacaacagcaacaacaactctatactgtattcatGCTAAACTTAACACAGTGTACAGTACCACTGTCATTATTGTCTGAGGGAGTGATTGTATCATAGATGTTAGCGCCACCTGTTGGTCAAAGAAGAGAGAAAGATTAATAGGTTGGTTTTCCTCAGCTTGCTTAGGGACATAGAGTACGGTAACATGTATGTAAAGTGAATAGTGAAAAGTCAGTATGTGAAGTTACAGAGAGAGGAAAGTGACAGTGGTCTGGGATGAGAGACTGACCATGCTGCAGATTATTATACCCAGCATCAGGAGCCTGGCCCTGGGTAGATTATTGGTCTTGTAAGGGGTCCAGGTTGATCCTCTGGGGCTGGGGGATCTGCAGGGAGAGAGATACTCATGAAACACACAGATTACATTTTACTGTATGAAAAGGAACATGGTTGAATGACAGGTGTACTCACCAGAATATTCTGTTGCAACAGGAATCTGATATGAGAAATGTATACTATTATACTGTATCAAGTCGTTACTGTTTTAAACTTTTGTAATTAGACGTCTTTCTCCTAAACATGAACCAAAAAGTTAAATGAGAATTTATAAAAGGCTCACCTTTGGCTTTTTTATATCGACACAGCAGTACCAGGAGAATGGCCAGTAGAACACCAGCAACAACCAGGCCCACAACCACTCCTACTAGGACTGATGTAGAGGGTCCAGGAGTTACACCTGGAGAGAGAACAGCAAATCACTATCAGGTTCTGAGGTAGTTGTAGAAATAAATAAGTAGTGGACAAAGTGAATATATATTTGACAACTGACTTGAGATCAGATGACCAGCCTGAGCTTGCAACTCCAAACCTACAGTATGCTTTTTAACACTACAAATGACAGATACCCACAGATATTACCCTCATGCATTGTGTCTCACCtttttttacactactgctactctctcttcatcatatatgcatagtcactttaaccatacctacatatacatactacctcaatcagcctgactaaccagtgtctgtatatagccttgcaactcttattttcaaatgtcttttactgttgttttatttctttacttaccttcacacacacatacctttttttcgcactattggttagagcatgtaagtaagcatttcactgtaaggtctactacaacctgttgtattcggggcgcacgtgacaaataaactttgatttgatttgatattatgaAAGGTCATGTGACCATGACCATTTTCTCTcacctctcactgtcacccagctCTCTGGTGATTCTCCTCATTAGATTTACACTTATAGAAGCCTTCATCTGACTTGGATACTACAGGGATGGTCATCTCCCCTGTGGTCTCATTCCTGATGAGTACTCCATATTTGTAGAAATCAACCTTGGGATCGGGTTTGTTTGCTGATATCTATTGTACAGTGTAGAGTCACAGTCTCCCTCAGTTAAGGTAACGCCAACACTTTTGAATGCTAGTGTTCATCAGAGGCAGCTGTGTGGAATGTTTTACCACTGACCAGAGATGGGGGGAGTTTGAAAGTTGTAACTGGGGAACTGGATTTCCAGGTTAAAGTGTAATTTTGCTTCATTAATCCATTTTTAAACTATTTACCTCTAAACATATCTAAGTGGTTTGTTGTAGACTGTGAGACACCGTGTGAAGAAACAAGGTAAACATCTTGGGGTTTCTTATCGCCCCCTTCAGGACAGGCCTGTAACTACTTCTACGTTCTTGTGGATCACAATATGAAACTAATATAGTCCATTGGTCATAGCGACAACATAACCCCTCAGTCTACTGTGTCTGCCCTCTtattccttccctctctctatggtcccgtgtggctcagttagtctagcatggtgtttgcaatgccaggtcTGCAGGTTCGATTCCAATGGGGGACCAGtagagagaaaaaatgtatgaaatgtatgaattcactacgATAAGtccgctctggataacagcgtctgctaaatgacgtaaatgtgatAGTTATCATATTAGTACAGACATGGACCATTTCACATGGGTTCCAATCAGTAGAAGACAAATCTGGATGTGCTTTACAGAAGACTGACAGCAATATTGTCAAAGAATACAATGATGTAGGGAATCATCACCTTTTTGTTTGACATATGAGATTTAATACAACATTTAAAATCCAAAATACAACACACCCTCCATTGTCTCTTATGCGATCGTCGTGCGGAATCATTGCGCTATCTGATGTAAGCAACAAACACTCTCTTCATTCAAGTCCATAGTGTAATACTAATCTGGCATCCTACAATTACTGTAAAAatacaatttacaaaaaacatAGAGACATAGAAGTGAAAATGATGTACAATATATACTAAAATAAGCGTTAATTGaattaaaacaaataataaaTGTGCAACTTACTGTTAAAGTGGTATTAGCAGGTCAGCCAACCAAGTATAGCCCACCTTTAGGTTTTTTCTTAATTATGAAAATGGATATAAAAGCTTGACATTATGTAAAAcacaaaatagtttaaaaaagcTAATTCAGCTTTTAAACAAAACAGGCACTACACTATTGTTTAATCAACAAACTGAAGTCAAAGATGGGTAACTGCAATATttcaagaaaatgaacaacaattaACGAAAACAAAGTCAAGCTTACAAGCCCCCAAAAGCTGAAAACGGCAACTTGCTAAATCATAACATTTAGTATTTGTAAAATTCCATTCAGTGATATTTGACTCAGTAAACACTGTCATAAATCAATGTAAAGGCAATGGCAAAAACATAAAAATCCCAAAATGGTTGTTCAGTTTACAGTTCTAACTGTAATGATCACACGGATGATTCAGTCTGTTCAATGACATCATCAGATCGTAACTCGTATTGAAGAGATTTGGCTGTTGAACACAGGCCTATGGGAATATAACGGACAGAGAGTAGCATTGGAGTTAAACTGATTCAACTGCTCTTTCAACTGCTCAGCACTAAAATGTAATCCATCAAAAGTAATAAAAAGGTTAGTTTGCCTTTTTTGAGGGGAGAAAATTTCCATAGAACACATTTAACAAAAATAGCTGACCATGGGCACTTTTCTATTTACATTTGACATGAACCATTTGAGTGATATAAGAGCATGACATAAAGAAGGAGAATATGATGACTACTCCATCTTTGTAGAAATCAACCTTGGGGTTCGAGTTTGTTTCCTGATATCTATTTGAACAGCTCAGAGTCACAGAGTCTCCCTCAGTTATGGGATAGGCAGGGCTCTCCAGGATCAGAGTGCCATCTGTGTAacataatatataaataatactGTACATGTGGAGTTATCACTCACATGAGCTTGTATTTTATTAGATGCATACATTCAATCCAGAATTAAACATCATTAACATACATTATAATGTAAAAAAAGGTTAGTGAATGTTGTACAACAGACATACCATCCACTGTGATGTTGACAGCATTACTGTACTCTCCTGATCCAGACTCACACCAGTACACTCCACTGCCCTTTTTACGTATGGACCTGATGGTACATGTGGACCCTGCTATTGATCCCCAGTTAGAGCCACACTCTGACTCCActgctttctctctgtatctcttcagTCTCCATCCAGTAGAGTTCCTCTTCTCCTCACAGCTTAGTGAGAGAGACTTTGATGTAAAGTGTTGAGTTCTGTGAGGTCTTATTTTGAGAGACACTGAAGGTTGCGCATCTGAAACAAAGAGTGACAGAGTCAAAcgtatacagtagttatatatacaCATGAGGGTGACTTAAATATGATTAAATGCAGTTTCAATGCAGTTAGTTACCTCCTGACCAGAGAAACTGAGGTTCACTGTAGAGTGTGTTATAGACTGgctctcctctcccagctctacACACATATCCTCCTGTGTGACTAGGACCAGCAGGGATCAGGGTGTGGGAGTCTTCACTAGTCTCATTGCCAGATAGAGGCTCTACAGAGTAGGACCTGTCTGATAGGGAGAGAAACCCAGCTGTGTAGGGAACAGTTCGGTGCCAGAAGAACCTCCAGCCTGTAGATGACTCTTTAACCCCACAGCTCAGAGTAACTGGGTCTCCAGGGTTCAGCCACTGAGGAGACACACTCAGGACAGCTTGGGGTTTATCTGTTATGAAGGAAATGACAGAAATCATATGTTCAGTCTTTAAAATGTTTACCTATTTTGTTACTATGGTATTGTACCTTACCCCAaaatcaaactatagttttgtttcATCATTGATTTCACTGTCTGCTATTTGTCCTCatcctttctgtctttctctttcaatCCCATAAAAAGACTTACCTAACACGGTCAATTGTATAGCATTACTTGTCTGGGAGTGTTTTAAGCCATTTCTTTTCTGAAGACCTTCACAGGTATATAGACCATTCATTGCAGGACTGATTCTGTACTCAGGCTCTGTTTTGGTGTAGACCGACTTCCCACTGTTATAAAAAGCATACTCAATCTCTTCTCCCCCCTGTATGTCACATCTGAGAGTAACAGTCCCCCCGGAATATCTGGGCCAGTTGGGTTGGAGGGTCAGAACAGCCACAGGTCTCTCTgcacagacacaacacagagaaTAAACATTATCACACACCTTAGAATGTAAAATAATGTTGATCAGCATTAATCACAGCATGATCATATAATAAGTTGAAATTTCTGAAAACACAGTATGCATTCTGAACTGTCTATCAGAATACTGACATATACTGACATGGTGTGATGTccacacacaagcacaagcacacacacgcacgcacgcacgcacacacacacacacacacacacacacacacagtcacacttacTCACCATTCACAGTGATAGTGACAGGATCACTGATGATATGGATCTGGACTGGATTTCTCCCTGACACCAGTAGAGACCCTGGTCAgactcagcagctctactgaaggTTGAAGGTGGCTCCTGTTGTAGTGTGTCTGCCAGACAAGGTCACTACTTTCTTAGTGTTGTCTTTGTACCATGTATAGATCCACCCACTGTCAGACCCCACTGAACATGTCAGAGTTACTGTCTCTCCTTTATTTGCAGGGTTTGGATTCACGGTCAGTGAAGTTTCAGGAAGAGCTAAGAAAACAGAGAGCATAACATCAAAACATCTGGATACATGCTTGGTCATTTATAATAATTTAACAGTTGCTGTTAAGTTTTGATTAAAGTTTATTTTATATAGGGTTATGTTGACTCCATTCAGTTAGAATTtacagtctatacagtatatTTAGATTTTCCCTCATTGCTCAAAATTCAGAAAGTTCAGATTTTatttgaagataaataatgaactCACCAGTGACACTAATGTAGAGAGATGAGCTGAGATATGATTTTGGGGCCGTTTTGTCCTTGTCCCCTGACACTGGTACTGACCagcctggtcagagagagagatggtgctgGTTTTACTGGTTTGACTGGAAAGCCGTTCTTTATTTATTAACCAGTGGTACGTCCAGCCTGTGTAGTTTGATATGTCACACTGCAGCTTGACTGCTTGACCGGGATACAGTGTCTCCTGGGTAGTGACCATCTTCACTGAGGCTGTAGGCAGAGCTGTGGAAATAGTTCAAGAAGACAAATACAGGTAGTGCACCAATCAGTTAAAAGTATGATCTTAGTACCGTACAACATTTTTCTTCAATTATTACATGAAATGAGAATAAAATAACAGAAGAATCTGAACTGCAACTAAAATGACAAAATAGAATCCTTAAAATGGGGCCCAATGTCAAGTGGTTATGTGTATGGAGGCACTGATGTGAATGAGAGATAAGATGACCTACCTGTCACTGtcagactgactgcatcactcgACTTAGAATGCTTCTTCTGATCAATATGTGTACCCAGACACCTGTAGTCACCATTGTCTGAAATATTAACCTCACTGATCTCATATTCATGCTTCCTACTGATTGAGTCTACATCATCCTTGCGCCATGTGTATTCCCAGTCAGTGACTTTTCCCCTCTGTATGTTACATCTGAAAGTGACAGACTCTCCACTGAATATCTGTGAGGATTTGGGGTGTATGGTCAGAACAGCCTTTGCCCTTCCTGCACAACATAAAACCAGCATGAAACAATTTCTTTACACATGTTATTTTGAGACACTCAAAACACAAAATATGTCTATCCAAAAGCAGCtttaaaaatgtcaaataaaacatttgatgaaGCATTAAGAGATGAAGGCTTGATTAAGTGTACAAATATCTACCATCATCTTCAGTGTCCAGAGTAGATGTGTGTACTCAGCACTACAACAAAGAAAGTCACATTGCTCCAATATTAGATAGAAATAAATAACAATACGCCATTTTCATGTTACTGATTACCAAATCAATCCTGTAATTTATTTTAAAGGTACAATCTAAGATTTCTACACACATGTTGGATCTTTCAGTTAATTATAGAAATGTATTCTTGAAGAGTACAACTTTTAATTCCCTCAACTGTCTTATCCCATCATAAACCCAAAAATATGGTAACTTTATGACAATTATTGTAAACAATGTAGATGAATGAATTTCcttagccccatccctcagccatATACCACAAAAGTGTCAGGGTGGCCATTTTGTGGGAGTTTGAATTACGGACTGCAGAGTTAAATGGCAGCTAACTTCCCGTGTTCTGCACACAGATAGACCAAAAACACCATTCATTCATCTCAGTTTACTATAACTGTAGTGAAGGAAGTCTCAACCATTTACAATAATCACTTCTTGATTATACAACACATCCAACAAATATTGCATTTTATATTCATATAGCACATTTTGCAACCACTGAGTTAGCACCACTCTTTAGTTCCTGAGTGATGACTGGTTAAATGCCACCACCACACTAACCAGGTCTGCATGGCATCGGCTATACAAGCTCAGGTTCTCACAGTGATGCAACATCAATGTAGGGTAGTCACTTTCTTACTTCATATCTACACCATATTTGCTGCAGTTTCCTTTGAGTGACATTTACTAATAGTTTCTCAATAAGTGCTAAAACACCAAAAACAAAGCTAAAGAATGAAACTGTCTTCATATCGATTAATGTCTTATTCCTTTTTCCCTTAAATTCTTAGTAAATGAGATAATTAGTGTTCATAAACAAACACACTAACTCAGTACTTACATAGTATCAAACAGAGCAAGGTCACTTGTCCCCACAGACAAGTGATTTCTCTACAACTACAGTCCTTCTAACAAACCCCTCTACTTCC includes the following:
- the LOC115187822 gene encoding Fc receptor-like protein 4, yielding MLVLCCAGRAKAVLTIHPKSSQIFSGESVTFRCNIQRGKVTDWEYTWRKDDVDSISRKHEYEISEVNISDNGDYRCLGTHIDQKKHSKSSDAVSLTVTALPTASVKMVTTQETLYPGQAVKLQCDISNYTGWTYHWLINKERLSSQTSKTSTISLSDQAGQYQCQGTRTKRPQNHISAHLSTLVSLLFLKLH